In the Phaseolus vulgaris cultivar G19833 chromosome 7, P. vulgaris v2.0, whole genome shotgun sequence genome, one interval contains:
- the LOC137830562 gene encoding NADPH-dependent thioredoxin reductase 3 isoform X2, translating to MTTTEVENFPGFPDGISGPDLMDRMRRQAERWGAELYQEDVEAIDVKSSPFTVRSSERKVKSQTVIFATGATAKRLRLPREEEFWSRGISACAICDGASPLFKGQVLAVIGGGDTATEEALYLTKYARHVHLLVRRDQLRASKAMQDRVYDNPNVTVHFNTEAVDLVSNTKGQMSGILIRKVDTGEESVLEAKGLFYGIGHSPNTQLLKGQVELDRSGYVQVEEGTAKTSVEGVFAAGDVQDHEWRQAITAAGSGCIAALSVERYLVSKDLLIEFHQPKTEEIKKELTERDVHEGFDITLTKHKGQYALRKLYHESPRLICVLYTSPTCGPCRTLKPILSKVIDEFDKNVHYVEIDIEEDQEIAEAAGIMGTPCVQYFKNKEMLKTVSGVKMKREYREFIETNK from the exons ATGACTACAACTGAAGTGGAGAACTTTCCAGGATTTCCTGATGGCATAAGTGGACCTGATCTGATGGACAG GATGAGACGGCAAGCTGAACGTTGGGGTGCAGAATTGTATCAGGAAGATGTTGAAGCTATTGATGTGAAAAGTAGTCCTTTTACTGTCCGAAGTAGTGAACGTAAG GTTAAGAGCCAAACTGTCATTTTTGCTACTGGAGCTACTGCAAAACGCCTTAGGCTACCCCGAGAAGAGGAGTTTTGGAGCCGAGGAATTAGTGCTTGCGCAATTTGTGATGGAGCATCTCCTCTCTTCAAAGGTCAAGTTCTCGCTGTCATTGGAGGGGGGGATACTGCTACAGAAGAAGCATTATACTTAACAAAATATGCTCGCCATGTCCATTTACTTGTACGTCGGGACCAACTGAGGGCTTCCAAAGCTATGCAAGATAG AGTGTATGACAATCCCAATGTCACTGTGCACTTCAATACAGAGGCAGTGGACCTTGTAAGCAACACCAAAGGACAAATGTCTGGCATTTTAATACGGAAGGTTGATACTGGGGAGGAATCCGTGCTTGAGGCAAAAGGGCTGTTTTATGGCATAGGTCATTCACCAAATACACAATTGTTGAAAGGCCAAGTCGAACTTGACCGCTCTGGCTATGTTCAAGTTGAGGAGGGTACTGCAAAAACTTCAGTAGAAGGTGTATTTGCTGCTGGAGATGTGCAG GACCATGAATGGAGGCAAGCTATAACTGCTGCTGGATCTGGATGCATTGCAGCTTTATCAGTTGAGAGATATCTTGTGAGCAAAGATCTTCTTATAGAGTTCCATCAG CCCAAAACTGAAGAGATTAAGAAGGAACTAACAGAAAGGGACGTTCATGAGGGCTTTGACATTACACTTACAAAGCATAAGGGGCAG TATGCTCTACGAAAATTGTACCATGAAAGTCCAAGGCTTATATGTGTATTATATACATCACCAACATGTGGTCCCTGTAGGACATTGAAGCCAATCCTTAGTAAG GTGATTGATGAATTTGATAAGAATGTACATTATGTTGAAATTGATATAGAGGAAGATCAAGAGATAGCAGAGGCAGCTGGAATAATGGGCACTCCATGTGtgcaatattttaaaaataaggagatgctcaa GACTGTCTCTGGAGTGAAAATGAAGAGAGAATACAGAGAATTTATTGAAACAAACAAATAG
- the LOC137830562 gene encoding NADPH-dependent thioredoxin reductase 3 isoform X1 → MVSESPMAATKIGLGVGPVPTHRVTAVAAPSSAAFSPPPQHRLFLLNSRRALRPRPSPQPLRVAAAASSSSSSSVDAPGKGVENVVIIGSGPAGYTAAIYAARANLKPVVFEGYQVGGVPGGQLMTTTEVENFPGFPDGISGPDLMDRMRRQAERWGAELYQEDVEAIDVKSSPFTVRSSERKVKSQTVIFATGATAKRLRLPREEEFWSRGISACAICDGASPLFKGQVLAVIGGGDTATEEALYLTKYARHVHLLVRRDQLRASKAMQDRVYDNPNVTVHFNTEAVDLVSNTKGQMSGILIRKVDTGEESVLEAKGLFYGIGHSPNTQLLKGQVELDRSGYVQVEEGTAKTSVEGVFAAGDVQDHEWRQAITAAGSGCIAALSVERYLVSKDLLIEFHQPKTEEIKKELTERDVHEGFDITLTKHKGQYALRKLYHESPRLICVLYTSPTCGPCRTLKPILSKVIDEFDKNVHYVEIDIEEDQEIAEAAGIMGTPCVQYFKNKEMLKTVSGVKMKREYREFIETNK, encoded by the exons ATGGTCTCAGAGAGTCCAATGGCTGCTACCAAGATAGGACTCGGAGTTGGTCCCGTTCCGACTCACCGAGTCACCGCCGTCGCCGCTCCTTCCTCAGCGGCATTCTCCCCGCCGCCGCAGCACCGTCTCTTCCTCCTCAACTCGCGGCGGGCCCTCCGACCCCGCCCTTCCCCCCAACCCCTTCGCGTAGCTGCCGccgcctcctcctcctcctcctcctccgtCGATGCGCCAG GAAAAGGAGTTGAGAATGTGGTCATTATAGGTTCCGGCCCTGCAGGATACACAGCAGCGATTTATGCAGCACGTGCCAATTTGAAACCTGTGGTATTTGAGGGGTATCAAGTTGGTGGTGTCCCTGGGGGACAGTTAATGACTACAACTGAAGTGGAGAACTTTCCAGGATTTCCTGATGGCATAAGTGGACCTGATCTGATGGACAG GATGAGACGGCAAGCTGAACGTTGGGGTGCAGAATTGTATCAGGAAGATGTTGAAGCTATTGATGTGAAAAGTAGTCCTTTTACTGTCCGAAGTAGTGAACGTAAG GTTAAGAGCCAAACTGTCATTTTTGCTACTGGAGCTACTGCAAAACGCCTTAGGCTACCCCGAGAAGAGGAGTTTTGGAGCCGAGGAATTAGTGCTTGCGCAATTTGTGATGGAGCATCTCCTCTCTTCAAAGGTCAAGTTCTCGCTGTCATTGGAGGGGGGGATACTGCTACAGAAGAAGCATTATACTTAACAAAATATGCTCGCCATGTCCATTTACTTGTACGTCGGGACCAACTGAGGGCTTCCAAAGCTATGCAAGATAG AGTGTATGACAATCCCAATGTCACTGTGCACTTCAATACAGAGGCAGTGGACCTTGTAAGCAACACCAAAGGACAAATGTCTGGCATTTTAATACGGAAGGTTGATACTGGGGAGGAATCCGTGCTTGAGGCAAAAGGGCTGTTTTATGGCATAGGTCATTCACCAAATACACAATTGTTGAAAGGCCAAGTCGAACTTGACCGCTCTGGCTATGTTCAAGTTGAGGAGGGTACTGCAAAAACTTCAGTAGAAGGTGTATTTGCTGCTGGAGATGTGCAG GACCATGAATGGAGGCAAGCTATAACTGCTGCTGGATCTGGATGCATTGCAGCTTTATCAGTTGAGAGATATCTTGTGAGCAAAGATCTTCTTATAGAGTTCCATCAG CCCAAAACTGAAGAGATTAAGAAGGAACTAACAGAAAGGGACGTTCATGAGGGCTTTGACATTACACTTACAAAGCATAAGGGGCAG TATGCTCTACGAAAATTGTACCATGAAAGTCCAAGGCTTATATGTGTATTATATACATCACCAACATGTGGTCCCTGTAGGACATTGAAGCCAATCCTTAGTAAG GTGATTGATGAATTTGATAAGAATGTACATTATGTTGAAATTGATATAGAGGAAGATCAAGAGATAGCAGAGGCAGCTGGAATAATGGGCACTCCATGTGtgcaatattttaaaaataaggagatgctcaa GACTGTCTCTGGAGTGAAAATGAAGAGAGAATACAGAGAATTTATTGAAACAAACAAATAG
- the LOC137828361 gene encoding heat stress transcription factor B-3-like, whose translation MNCGVHHHQPSSISSLTSVSEMEEESETGLLQCMRKLSTPAFLLKTYMLVEDASTNDVVSWNDDGTTFVVLQPAEFARDLLPTLFNHCNFSSFLRQLSTYGFRKVATSRWEFCNERFRKGEKELLCQIRRKKSRVRKRQHTSNIDEDERFLVSAFSSDYAILMDENKRLKKENGVLHSELTNMKRKCRDLLDLVTKYSCAMQEGVDQKPLSFRLRLEEVQGER comes from the exons ATGAACTGTGGAGTTCATCACCATCAACCTTCTTCAATCTCTTCTCTCACATCAGTCTCAGAAATGGAGGAAGAAAGTGAGACAGGGTTGTTGCAGTGTATGAGGAAATTGTCAACACCAGCGTTCTTGTTGAAGACATACATGTTGGTTGAGGATGCTTCCACCAATGATGTTGTGTCGTGGAATGATGATGGAACAACGTTTGTGGTGTTGCAACCTGCTGAGTTTGCTCGTGATCTTCTTCCAACTCTCTTCAACCATTGCAACTTCTCTAGCTTTCTTCGCCAGCTCAGTACTTAT GGTTTTCGTAAAGTTGCCACAAGCAGATGGGAGTTTTGCAACGAGCGATTCAGAAAGGGTGAGAAAGAACTTCTATGCCAGATTAGACGTAAGAAATCACGCGTGAGGAAGAGACAACACACCAGTAATATTGATGAAGATGAAAGGTTCTTAGTATCAGCATTTTCTTCAGATTATGCAATTCTGATGGATGAAAACAAGCGACTGAAGAAGGAGAATGGGGTGTTGCACTCAGAGCTCACAAACATGAAGAGGAAGTGCAGGGACTTGCTGGATTTGGTGACCAAATATTCATGTGCAATGCAAGAAGGGGTGGATCAGAAGCCATTGTCGTTTCGGCTGAGATTGGAAGAAGTTCAAGGAGAAAGGTGA